CGAAATATTTACCGAAAATTCTTTTCTGAGAACGGACGAATCTACAAAACAACTTCCGCAACACCGTCGTACGACGGACAAATTTTGCGATTTTCGTCCGAAATTATATGTTGATTATCAGGTATTTGGGCTATGATAGAAAACAGGATGAGTTCGTTATATCAGCTCGTTATATTGAAAGAAATCACGTACCTATAAAGCAGAAAGTATAGAGTGAAGTGAGGAGTCAAAGCCATGATTGGGAAGAGGATTCAGCAATTACGATTGCAGCGCAGGATGAGTTTGTCGGAGCTGGCAGAACGCGCTGGTGTGGCAAAATCGTACCTTAGTGCGATTGAACGCGATATTCAGGGGAATCCATCTATCTCAGTCCTGGAAAAGTTGTGTGGGGTTCTTGGTGTTTCGATGACCGCACTCATCGAAGGCGATGATGCTGAGTTGCAGAAGCAGTTGGAACGGCTCGATCAAGACTGGATTAACTTGATTCGTGACGCAATGACTTCGGGTGTGAGTAAAGGTGAATTTAAAGACTTTCTGGAATTCCAAAAATGGCGTTCGAAACGCGAAGGCACCGATACAACAGAATAACAAACAGTCACAACAGCAGCGACGCGCGAACATGCGTGGAGGCATAGTCACAGACATCATTGTGGAGGCATAGTCACAGACGTAGTTACTGGTGTACTCCCAGACAGGCAAACAGACAGCGTGCCGCCGACGTGGAGGCATGCTGTTTTTGTTTTTGTCTCCTCAAGTGTCCATGAAATGATTCATGATAATTTGTTCGAGCACTGTTGCGGTTGTGGCCGCATCCGCTGTCGCCACTGGCCGCGATGAGCGGAAAGTCAGAGACTTCACGAAAAGCATGCTGAGAAGCGGTGTCGGAAACGCACTTGTTCGATGACTTCTTACGCTTCATACCGGCCCCACCGTGAGCATTTCAAAAGTCGCCTCCAGTTCACTGCAGGTACGGTCTATCGAGAACCGCTTCACGGCACGATTCCGGGCTCGTTCGCCCATGTCACGACGCAGGATTTCGTCCGCACAGAGCCAGGACAACAGACGTGCCATCGTCGTCGTATCACCAATGTCGACCAAAAATCCCGTGTGGCCATCCTGAACAATCTCTGGAATCCCCCCACCACGCGTCCCAACGACAGGTTTACCGGCGAGCATCGCCTCAATCACGACACGCCCAAACGGTTCATTTTCAGAGGGCACAAGCAGTACATCGATAGACTGCATGATGGACATGACGTCTTCACAGAAGCCCCAGAACCGCACCTTTGTCTCTACTCCGCAAGCCCTCGCATATGCGCGCAGGGATTCCTCGTACTCGACGTTCTCTTTGCGAAACTTTGGACTCCCGACAATCCACAACTCCGCGTCCGGTTGTTCCAAAAGCAGCCTTGTAAATGCTGTGATGGCGTCTCTCTGTCTCTTCCACGGAGTAATCTGACCGACCACCCCCACCACAAAAGCCGTATTCCTAAGGCCCATGACTCCCTTCAAATCGTCGATTTTGCCTCTGACAAGCGGGTCGATGCCGTTGTAGACCACCTTGCACCGAGACCTCAACTGCCCCTTCGGGGCAAAATTGTCGAGAATGGCATTTGAAATGGTCACCACGGCATCCGCCCGATTCGCCGCAAACACCCGAATGCTTCTGCCGATGACGTTTCGCGGCAGTTCATCGCGCACATGCCAAACCAGCCGAGCGCGCAGACCGACAGTCGCAACACCGGCAATTAGGCCCGCGCGGATGGAATTTGCATGAACAACAGACGGACCCATCCGGCGGATGAGACCACGAAGGCGCAAACCGGCGGCGAGCGTGCCGATGACTCCGGTGAGGACGGCAAATGGATTGCGACTCATTCGGGCTCGATGGCTTTTCTGAACAAGCACTGGAATGCCATTTCCGCGTGCCCTGCGAAGGAGATCTCCGTCGGGGGCTACCAAAAGCGGCGTCGTGTGCTTCAGGCCTTGCAATGTCAGGAGCAGGCTGATCTCAGCTCCGCTGACGTCACCTGAGTGGCTGTAAAACATGACCCGCGGTGCCCTGACGGCAGGGGCGGCATCGACGGTTTGAACGGGGGCGGCGGTGACTGTCTCCGTGTCCGAAACGCTGCGTAATGCTGGGACGGCAGAAAACGGGGCAACAAGTTTGGACATTTGATTCACCTCTCACTGGCTTCACCGAGCGTGCACCCGGCATGAAACGATTCTTCTCTTCTACGGTACCGCGACCATTCCGGATGACCGGATGTCGTGCATCACCTTAAAACACAGCCACAATCCCGGATGACCGGATGTCGTCCGTCACCTTGATGTCTCTATCGAGATACATCCGAAACCACAATTCGAGCATCATCAGAGACCACAATTGCTGTCCGTAGTCCTTCGCGCCTGACTCGTGCGCCTTAGCCAATTGGTGGACGAACGCGGTATCAAAGAGTCCCCGCTCGAATGAAGCGGAAAATAAAAGCTCACGCAATAACGGGGCCAGGGACGTCCGGAGCCACTGCGAGAGGGGCATGTTAAAGCCCTTCTTGGGCCGGTATAAGACCTCGTCGGGGACGTATCTTCGCGCCAGTTTCTTGAGCAAAGGTTTCGTTTCGACACCTTGAACCTTCATTTCGTAGGGGAGGCGCGCGGTAAAGTCGGCGAGATCGACATCAAGGAGCGGCGATCTCGCTTCGAGCGAATGCGCCATCGTCATCGCATCCATCTTTGGCAGCAGTTCATCCGGGAGATACGTCAGCATATCTCCGTACAACACTTTGTCGACCGGTGTAGGGCCGTCCGCTTCGTCCCAAACGCTCCTGTACCAGTCATCCGGGTGATGATTGCCAAGGCGCAGTTTGAAATCGCGGCTGTAGAGTTCATCGCGAAACGACCGCAGTGACCTGTCAAAGACAAACGCCGACCGCGCGTCTGTCATCCCCGCAACAAGGACCTGTTTGACGCCGTTTAGCATGCGGGGCTGCAGCTTCGGGCGACTGTGCGCGTAGCGACCGATACCATATCGTAGAAAACCTGGCACCAGACGCCGATAGCGCAGCGCCATTGCTTCTGCGAGTGGCCGCGTATAGCCCGCGAACAGTTCATCCCCACCGTCACCGTTCAGGACCACAGTGACGTACTTGCGGGCAAATTCAGCAACCGCGAAGGTCGGCAAGGCCGAAGAGTCGGCAAACGGTTCGCCGAAGGCATGGACAAGGCGCGGCAACTGCCCCCACAGTTCACGCCCGAGAACTCCTTCCACGGCATGGGTCCCATAGCGCTGGCTTACAAGCCTCGCATAGGCGCGCTCATCATACGCGGCTTCGTCAAATCCCATCGTCAGCGTCGTGATGGGATGCTTCGACTCTTGGGCCATGATGGCGGTGACCAGACTCGAATCCACCCCCCCACTGAGAAACGCCCCAATCGGCACGTCGCTGACAAGCCGGCGGCGGACGGCCTGGTGAACCAGAGTGTCAAGCTGCTCGAGCGCCTCTTCTTCAGAGATTGCCAGTGGATGTGCAAACGACAAGTAATAATAGCGGTGAACATCGAGTTTGCCCTTCTGGTAGAGTGCATAGTGACCCGGGCGGAGCTTGTGAATGCCGTCAAAAATCGAGTCCTCCCCGGGGACGGCCAAGTACGTCAGATAGTCATCTAGCGCTGTTGGTGAGAGCCGTGGCGTCCGTGGCAGAACCTGTTGCAAGGCGTTTAGCGTGGAGGCGAACAGCAGCTTACCCTCTTGCGTCGTGTACACGAGGGGTTTTTTCCCAAACGGATCGCGCGCCAAAGCCATTGTCTGCGTCCGGTCATCCCACAGGGCGAAGGCGAACATGCCGCGGATACGCTGAAGCAGCCGCAGCAACCCCCAGCAGGCGTAGCCAGCAAGCAGTACTTCCGTGTCTGTCTCAGTTCGAAACGGATAGGCAGCCTCGAGTTCGGCTCTCAGTTCGCGATAATTGTAAATCTCGCCATTAAAGGTAATGGCCACGCGTCCCGACGCATCCACCATCGGCTGCCGTCCTCGCAGACTCGTATCAATGATGGCTAGCCGCCGGTGTCCGAGGATGGTGTCACCATCCCGCCACAAGCCCATGTCGTCCGGACCC
The Alicyclobacillus curvatus genome window above contains:
- a CDS encoding helix-turn-helix domain-containing protein, which codes for MIGKRIQQLRLQRRMSLSELAERAGVAKSYLSAIERDIQGNPSISVLEKLCGVLGVSMTALIEGDDAELQKQLERLDQDWINLIRDAMTSGVSKGEFKDFLEFQKWRSKREGTDTTE
- a CDS encoding glycosyltransferase family 4 protein, with the translated sequence MSKLVAPFSAVPALRSVSDTETVTAAPVQTVDAAPAVRAPRVMFYSHSGDVSGAEISLLLTLQGLKHTTPLLVAPDGDLLRRARGNGIPVLVQKSHRARMSRNPFAVLTGVIGTLAAGLRLRGLIRRMGPSVVHANSIRAGLIAGVATVGLRARLVWHVRDELPRNVIGRSIRVFAANRADAVVTISNAILDNFAPKGQLRSRCKVVYNGIDPLVRGKIDDLKGVMGLRNTAFVVGVVGQITPWKRQRDAITAFTRLLLEQPDAELWIVGSPKFRKENVEYEESLRAYARACGVETKVRFWGFCEDVMSIMQSIDVLLVPSENEPFGRVVIEAMLAGKPVVGTRGGGIPEIVQDGHTGFLVDIGDTTTMARLLSWLCADEILRRDMGERARNRAVKRFSIDRTCSELEATFEMLTVGPV
- the asnB gene encoding asparagine synthase (glutamine-hydrolyzing) — translated: MCGIIGGLGYSESAIRRGLDTMEDRGPDDMGLWRDGDTILGHRRLAIIDTSLRGRQPMVDASGRVAITFNGEIYNYRELRAELEAAYPFRTETDTEVLLAGYACWGLLRLLQRIRGMFAFALWDDRTQTMALARDPFGKKPLVYTTQEGKLLFASTLNALQQVLPRTPRLSPTALDDYLTYLAVPGEDSIFDGIHKLRPGHYALYQKGKLDVHRYYYLSFAHPLAISEEEALEQLDTLVHQAVRRRLVSDVPIGAFLSGGVDSSLVTAIMAQESKHPITTLTMGFDEAAYDERAYARLVSQRYGTHAVEGVLGRELWGQLPRLVHAFGEPFADSSALPTFAVAEFARKYVTVVLNGDGGDELFAGYTRPLAEAMALRYRRLVPGFLRYGIGRYAHSRPKLQPRMLNGVKQVLVAGMTDARSAFVFDRSLRSFRDELYSRDFKLRLGNHHPDDWYRSVWDEADGPTPVDKVLYGDMLTYLPDELLPKMDAMTMAHSLEARSPLLDVDLADFTARLPYEMKVQGVETKPLLKKLARRYVPDEVLYRPKKGFNMPLSQWLRTSLAPLLRELLFSASFERGLFDTAFVHQLAKAHESGAKDYGQQLWSLMMLELWFRMYLDRDIKVTDDIRSSGIVAVF